The following coding sequences lie in one Colius striatus isolate bColStr4 chromosome 14, bColStr4.1.hap1, whole genome shotgun sequence genomic window:
- the HSDL1 gene encoding LOW QUALITY PROTEIN: inactive hydroxysteroid dehydrogenase-like protein 1 (The sequence of the model RefSeq protein was modified relative to this genomic sequence to represent the inferred CDS: deleted 1 base in 1 codon): MAAVDRFYLLYREISRSCSFYMEALALVGAWYTVRKCVSLVFDTYSVLRLHVIPRLGGEIDLVKRYGKWAVVTGGTDGIGKAYAEELAKRGVSVILISRNKDKLEAVSRSISETYKVETDFIVADFSKGREPYPAIKEALRDREIGILVNNVGIFYPYPDYFTNLPEDLLWDIINVNIASANMMMHIVLPGMVEKKKGAIVNISSASCCQPTPMMTIYGASKAYLDYCSRALHYEYASKGIFFQSLTPFVVATKMVTGSTVVSRKSFFFPSAEEYASHAVSTLGLSMRTTGYWKHAIKFTLAEHLPEWLWAWFAMHFCRIMVKEVIRQSERGSSKCPVY; this comes from the exons ATGGCTGCAGTGGATCGTTTCTACCTCCTGTACAGAGAGATCAGTCGTTCCTGCAGTTTTTACATGGAGGCTCTGGCTCTAGTTGGAGCTTGGTACACAGTCAGAAAGTGTGTCTCTCTTGTGTTTGACACTTACAGCGTGCTTAGGCTGCATGTGATTCCAAGGCTGGGCGGCGAGATCGATCTTGTCAAGCGGTATGGAAAGTGGGCCGTGGTCACTG GTGGCACGGATGGTATTGGGAAGGCGTATGCTGAGGAGCTGGCAAAGCGTGGCGTCAGTGTCATCTTAATCAGCCGAAACAAAGACAAGCTGGAGGCTGTCTCTAGAAGTATATCTGAAACCTACAAAGTGGAAACAGATTTCATAGTGGCTGACTTCAGCAAGGGACGTGAGCCTTACCCAGCCATTAAGGAGGctctgagagacagagaaattgGCATTTTGGTGAATAACGTGGGAATTTTTTATCCCTACCCAGACTATTTTACCAACCTACCTGAGGATTTGCTGTGGGACATAATCAATGTAAATATTGCTTCTGCTAACATGATGATGCATATTGTGCTGCCAGGCATggtagagaagaagaaaggggcAATTGTGAATATTTCTTCTGCATCCTGTTGTCAGCCAACACCAATGATGACAATCTATGGAGCCTCTAAA GCCTACTTGGACTACTGCAGTAGAGCACTACATTATGAGTATGCCTCAAAAGGAATCTTTTTTCAGAGTTTAACCCCGTTTGTAGTTGCTACAAAAATGGTAACGGGCAGCACTGTCGTATCaaggaaatctttctttttcccttctgctgaAGAATATGCCAGTCATGCAGTTTCTACTCTTGGGTTATCCATGAGGACTACTGGTTACTGGAAGCATGCAATAAAG TTCACGTTGGCTGAGCACCTCCCCGAATGGCTCTGGGCATGGTTTGCAATGCAT TTTTGCAGAATTATGGTCAAGGAAGTTATAAGACAAAGTGAAAGAGGATCATCCAAATGTCCTGTGTACTGA
- the MBTPS1 gene encoding membrane-bound transcription factor site-1 protease isoform X1, which yields MKPVSSMTMKFANIWLVLVVVLLCGKKHFSTRLGNSSHEAQICPGCSRLTLKVEFTSTVVEHEYIVAFNGYFTAKARSKFISSALKSSDIENWRIVPRNNPASDYPSDFEVIQINEKQKDGVLTLEDHPNIKRVTPQRKVFRSLKYAESDPVVHCNETRWTQKWQSSRPLRRASLSLGSGFWHATGRHSSRRLLRAIPRQVAQTLQADVLWQMGYTGAGVRVAVFDTGLSEKHPHFKNVKERTNWTNERTLDDGLGHGTFVAGVIASMRECQGFAPNAELHIFRVFTNNQVSYTSWFLDAFNYAILKKIDVLNLSIGGPDFMDHPFVDKVWELTANNVIMVSAIGNDGPLYGTLNNPADQMDVIGVGGIDFEDNIARFSSRGMTTWELPGGYGRVKPDIVTYGSGVRGSGMKGGCRSLSGTSVASPVVAGAVTLLVSTVQKREMVNPASMKQALIASARRLPGVNMFEQGHGKLDLLRAYQILNSYKPQASLSPSYIDLTECPYMWPYCSQPIYYGGMPTIVNVTILNGMGVTGRIVDKPDWQPYLPQNGDNIEVAFSYSPVLWPWSGYLAISISVAKKAASWEGIAQGHVMITISSPAENESKNGAEQTSTVKLPIKVKIIPTPPRSKRVLWDQYHNLRYPPGYFPRDNLRMKNDPLDWNGDHIHTNFRDMYQHLRSMGYFVEVLGSPFTCFDASQYGTLLMVDSEEEYFPEEITKLRRDVDNGLSLVVFSDWYNTSVMRKVKFYDENTRQWWMPDTGGANIPALNDLLSVWNMAFSDGLYEGDFTMANHEMNYASGCSIAKFPEDGIVIAQTFKDQGLEVLKQETAVIENVPILGLYQVPSEGGGRIVLYGDSNCLDDSHRQKDCFWLLDSLLQYTSYGVTPPSLSHSEHRQRPPSGAGHALPERMEGNHLHRYSKVLEAHLGDPKPRSLPACPHLSWAKPQPLNETAPSNLWKHQKLLSIDLDKVALPSFRQNRPQVRPLSPGESGAWDIPGGIMPGRYNQDVGQTIPVFAFLGAMVVLAFFVVQINKAKSRPKRRKPRVKRPQLMQQVHPPKTPSV from the exons ATGAAACCAGTTTCTTCTATGACCATGAAGTTTGCAAACATCTGGTTGGTTCTGGTTGTTGTTTTACTCTGTGGCAAAAAACACTTCAGTACCAGACTAGGGAATTCCTCTCATGAGGCTCAGATATGTCCTGGATGTTCTCGCCTTACTTTGAAAGTGGAATTCACTTCGACGGTCGTGGAACATG AATATATTGTGGCTTTTAACGGATACTTCACAGCTAAAGCTAGAAGTAAGTTTATTTCAAGTGCACTAAAAAGCAGTGATATTGAGAACTGGAGGATTGTACCTCGCAACAACCCAGCCAGTGACTATCCTAGTGATTTTGAAGTTATTCAGATCAATGAGAAACAGAAGGATGGAGTACTGACACTGGAGGATCATCCCAACATCAAGCGTGTAACACCACAGCGGAAGGTCTTCCGGTCGCTCAAATACGCGGAGT CTGATCCAGTGGTGCACTGCAATGAGACCAGATGGACTCAGAAATGGCAGTCGTCTCGTCCTCTGAGGAGAGCCAGCCTGTCTTTGGGCTCTGGCTTCTGGCACGCCACCGGCCGCCACTCCAGCAGGCGCTTGCTCAGAGCCATCCCACGCCAGGTCGCCCAGACCTTGCAGGCAGATGTCCTCTGGCAGATGGGTTACACAG GTGCTGGTGTAAGAGTAGCAGTGTTTGACACTGGGCTGAGCGAGAAACATCCACATTTCAAAAACGTAAAGGAGAGAACAAACTGGACTAATGAGAGAACCTTGGATGATG GTTTAGGCCATGGGACTTTTGTAGCAGGTGTGATAGCCAGCATGAGAGAGTGCCAGGGATTTGCTCCAAATGCAGAGCTGCACATTTTTAGAGTATTCACCAATAACCAG GTCTCATATACATCATGGTTTCTGGATGCCTTTAATTATGCAATCTTAAAGAAGATAGATGTTTTGAATCTAAGTATTGGTGGGCCAGACTTCATGGATCATCCATTTGTTGATAAG GTGTGGGAACTGACAGCCAACAACGTCATCATGGTCTCTGCTATTGGCAACGATGGTCCTTTGTATGG GACTCTCAATAACCCTGCTGACCAGATGGATGTGATTGGAGTAGGTGGCATTGACTTTGAAGATAACATAGCTCGCTTTTCATCTAGGGGAATGACCACTTGG gagctgcctggaggCTATGGTAGAGTGAAGCCTGATATTGTTACTTATGGCTCTGGAGTGAGAGGTTCTGGTATGAAAGGGGGATGCCGCTCACTCTCTGGGACAAGTGTTGCCTCTCCTGTGGTGGCAGGTGCTGTTACTTTGTTAGTGAG CACAGTTCAGAAGCGCGAGATGGTGAATCCAGCAAGTATGAAGCAGGCTCTGATTGCGTCAGCACGGAGGCTTCCTGGTGTCAACATGTTTGAACAAGGACATGGCAAGTTGGATCTTCTGAGAGCTTATCAGATCCTCAACAGCTATAAACCACAGGCCAG TTTGAGTCCAAGCTACATTGACTTGACAGAATGTCCCTACATGTGGCCCTATTGTTCTCAGCCCATATATTACGGAGGGATGCCAACCATTGTTAATGTCACCATCCTGAATGGTATGGGAGTCACAGGGAGGATTGTAGACAAG CCAGACTGGCAACCCTATCTCCCCCAAAATGGGGATAATATCGAAGTGGCTTTCTCTTATTCCCCTGTGTTGTGGCCTTGGTCTGGATACTTGGCAATTTCCATCTCGGTGGCAAAGAAAGCAGCATCTTGGGAAGGCATTGCTCAAGGTCATGTTATGATCACAATATCGTCCCCTGCAGAAAATGAA tcCAAGAATGGTGCAGAGCAGACTTCAACAGTGAAGCTTCCAATAAAAGTGAAGATTATTCCTACTCCACCTCGTAGCAAGCGAGTCCTTTGGGATCAGTATCACAATCTGCGTTACCCACCAGGATACTTCCCCAGGGATAACTTGAGGATGAAGAATGATCCATTAGATTG GAATGGTGACCATATCCACACAAACTTCAGGGACATGTACCAGCACCTAAGGAGCATGGGGTACTTTGTTGAGGTTCTTGGTTCCCCATTTACATGTTTTGATGCAAGTCAGTATG GGACCTTACTGATGGTGGACAGTGAGGAAGAGTATTTTCCTGAAGAGATCACCAAGCTGAGAAGGGATGTTGATAATGGACTTTCACTTGTAGTCTTTAGTGACTGGTACAACACATCTGTGATGAGAAAAGTCAAGTTTTATGACGAAAACACAAG ACAGTGGTGGATGCCTGATACTGGAGGTGCCAATATACCAGCTCTCAACGATCTGCTTTCTGTCTGGAATATGGCTTTTAGTGACGGGCTGTATGAAGGAGATTTTACCATGGCAAATCATGAAA TGAATTATGCATCAGGATGCAGTATTGCCAAGTTTCCAGAAGATGGCATTGTCATTGCACAGACTTTTAAGGATCAAG GTCTTGAAGTTTTAAAGCAAGAAACTGCTGTCATTGAAAATGTCCCTATTTTGGGGCTTTACCAAGTTCCTTCGGAAGGCGGCGGCAGAATTGTTTTGTACGGCGACTCCAATTGCTTGGACGACAGCCATCGACAGAAAG ATTGCTTTTGGCTCCTGGATTCCCTCCTGCAGTACACGTCGTACGGGGTGACGCCGCCGAGCCTCAGCCACTCGGAGCACAGGCAGCGCCCGCCGTCGGGAGCGGGACACGCTCTCCCCGAGAGGATGGAAG GTAACCATTTGCATCGATACTCAAAGGTGCTCGAGGCTCACTTGGGAGACCCTAAACCCAGGTCCCTTCCTGCCTGTCCTCACCTGTCCTGGGCCAAACCACAGCCTTTGAATGAAACTGCCCCCAG CAACCTTTGGAAACATCAAAAGCTACTGTCCATTGACCTTGATAAAGTGGCTCTGCCCAGTTTTCGACAGAACCGACCCCAAGTGAGACCCCTGTCCCCTGGAGAAAGTGGAGCGTGGGACATTCCTGGAG GTATAATGCCTGGGCGCTACAACCAGGACGTAGGACAGACCATCCCAGTCTTTGCTTTCCTTGGTGCCATGGTGGTTCTGGCCTTCTTTGTGGTACAGATCAACAAAGCCAAGAGCAGGCCAAAGAGACGGAAACCGCGTGTGAAGCGGCCGCAGCTCATGCAGCAGGTTCACCCCCCGAAGACTCCTTCTGTGTGA
- the MBTPS1 gene encoding membrane-bound transcription factor site-1 protease isoform X2 gives MKPVSSMTMKFANIWLVLVVVLLCGKKHFSTRLGNSSHEAQICPGCSRLTLKVEFTSTVVEHEYIVAFNGYFTAKARSKFISSALKSSDIENWRIVPRNNPASDYPSDFEVIQINEKQKDGVLTLEDHPNIKRVTPQRKVFRSLKYAELVHCNETRWTQKWQSSRPLRRASLSLGSGFWHATGRHSSRRLLRAIPRQVAQTLQADVLWQMGYTGAGVRVAVFDTGLSEKHPHFKNVKERTNWTNERTLDDGLGHGTFVAGVIASMRECQGFAPNAELHIFRVFTNNQVSYTSWFLDAFNYAILKKIDVLNLSIGGPDFMDHPFVDKVWELTANNVIMVSAIGNDGPLYGTLNNPADQMDVIGVGGIDFEDNIARFSSRGMTTWELPGGYGRVKPDIVTYGSGVRGSGMKGGCRSLSGTSVASPVVAGAVTLLVSTVQKREMVNPASMKQALIASARRLPGVNMFEQGHGKLDLLRAYQILNSYKPQASLSPSYIDLTECPYMWPYCSQPIYYGGMPTIVNVTILNGMGVTGRIVDKPDWQPYLPQNGDNIEVAFSYSPVLWPWSGYLAISISVAKKAASWEGIAQGHVMITISSPAENESKNGAEQTSTVKLPIKVKIIPTPPRSKRVLWDQYHNLRYPPGYFPRDNLRMKNDPLDWNGDHIHTNFRDMYQHLRSMGYFVEVLGSPFTCFDASQYGTLLMVDSEEEYFPEEITKLRRDVDNGLSLVVFSDWYNTSVMRKVKFYDENTRQWWMPDTGGANIPALNDLLSVWNMAFSDGLYEGDFTMANHEMNYASGCSIAKFPEDGIVIAQTFKDQGLEVLKQETAVIENVPILGLYQVPSEGGGRIVLYGDSNCLDDSHRQKDCFWLLDSLLQYTSYGVTPPSLSHSEHRQRPPSGAGHALPERMEGNHLHRYSKVLEAHLGDPKPRSLPACPHLSWAKPQPLNETAPSNLWKHQKLLSIDLDKVALPSFRQNRPQVRPLSPGESGAWDIPGGIMPGRYNQDVGQTIPVFAFLGAMVVLAFFVVQINKAKSRPKRRKPRVKRPQLMQQVHPPKTPSV, from the exons ATGAAACCAGTTTCTTCTATGACCATGAAGTTTGCAAACATCTGGTTGGTTCTGGTTGTTGTTTTACTCTGTGGCAAAAAACACTTCAGTACCAGACTAGGGAATTCCTCTCATGAGGCTCAGATATGTCCTGGATGTTCTCGCCTTACTTTGAAAGTGGAATTCACTTCGACGGTCGTGGAACATG AATATATTGTGGCTTTTAACGGATACTTCACAGCTAAAGCTAGAAGTAAGTTTATTTCAAGTGCACTAAAAAGCAGTGATATTGAGAACTGGAGGATTGTACCTCGCAACAACCCAGCCAGTGACTATCCTAGTGATTTTGAAGTTATTCAGATCAATGAGAAACAGAAGGATGGAGTACTGACACTGGAGGATCATCCCAACATCAAGCGTGTAACACCACAGCGGAAGGTCTTCCGGTCGCTCAAATACGCGGAGT TGGTGCACTGCAATGAGACCAGATGGACTCAGAAATGGCAGTCGTCTCGTCCTCTGAGGAGAGCCAGCCTGTCTTTGGGCTCTGGCTTCTGGCACGCCACCGGCCGCCACTCCAGCAGGCGCTTGCTCAGAGCCATCCCACGCCAGGTCGCCCAGACCTTGCAGGCAGATGTCCTCTGGCAGATGGGTTACACAG GTGCTGGTGTAAGAGTAGCAGTGTTTGACACTGGGCTGAGCGAGAAACATCCACATTTCAAAAACGTAAAGGAGAGAACAAACTGGACTAATGAGAGAACCTTGGATGATG GTTTAGGCCATGGGACTTTTGTAGCAGGTGTGATAGCCAGCATGAGAGAGTGCCAGGGATTTGCTCCAAATGCAGAGCTGCACATTTTTAGAGTATTCACCAATAACCAG GTCTCATATACATCATGGTTTCTGGATGCCTTTAATTATGCAATCTTAAAGAAGATAGATGTTTTGAATCTAAGTATTGGTGGGCCAGACTTCATGGATCATCCATTTGTTGATAAG GTGTGGGAACTGACAGCCAACAACGTCATCATGGTCTCTGCTATTGGCAACGATGGTCCTTTGTATGG GACTCTCAATAACCCTGCTGACCAGATGGATGTGATTGGAGTAGGTGGCATTGACTTTGAAGATAACATAGCTCGCTTTTCATCTAGGGGAATGACCACTTGG gagctgcctggaggCTATGGTAGAGTGAAGCCTGATATTGTTACTTATGGCTCTGGAGTGAGAGGTTCTGGTATGAAAGGGGGATGCCGCTCACTCTCTGGGACAAGTGTTGCCTCTCCTGTGGTGGCAGGTGCTGTTACTTTGTTAGTGAG CACAGTTCAGAAGCGCGAGATGGTGAATCCAGCAAGTATGAAGCAGGCTCTGATTGCGTCAGCACGGAGGCTTCCTGGTGTCAACATGTTTGAACAAGGACATGGCAAGTTGGATCTTCTGAGAGCTTATCAGATCCTCAACAGCTATAAACCACAGGCCAG TTTGAGTCCAAGCTACATTGACTTGACAGAATGTCCCTACATGTGGCCCTATTGTTCTCAGCCCATATATTACGGAGGGATGCCAACCATTGTTAATGTCACCATCCTGAATGGTATGGGAGTCACAGGGAGGATTGTAGACAAG CCAGACTGGCAACCCTATCTCCCCCAAAATGGGGATAATATCGAAGTGGCTTTCTCTTATTCCCCTGTGTTGTGGCCTTGGTCTGGATACTTGGCAATTTCCATCTCGGTGGCAAAGAAAGCAGCATCTTGGGAAGGCATTGCTCAAGGTCATGTTATGATCACAATATCGTCCCCTGCAGAAAATGAA tcCAAGAATGGTGCAGAGCAGACTTCAACAGTGAAGCTTCCAATAAAAGTGAAGATTATTCCTACTCCACCTCGTAGCAAGCGAGTCCTTTGGGATCAGTATCACAATCTGCGTTACCCACCAGGATACTTCCCCAGGGATAACTTGAGGATGAAGAATGATCCATTAGATTG GAATGGTGACCATATCCACACAAACTTCAGGGACATGTACCAGCACCTAAGGAGCATGGGGTACTTTGTTGAGGTTCTTGGTTCCCCATTTACATGTTTTGATGCAAGTCAGTATG GGACCTTACTGATGGTGGACAGTGAGGAAGAGTATTTTCCTGAAGAGATCACCAAGCTGAGAAGGGATGTTGATAATGGACTTTCACTTGTAGTCTTTAGTGACTGGTACAACACATCTGTGATGAGAAAAGTCAAGTTTTATGACGAAAACACAAG ACAGTGGTGGATGCCTGATACTGGAGGTGCCAATATACCAGCTCTCAACGATCTGCTTTCTGTCTGGAATATGGCTTTTAGTGACGGGCTGTATGAAGGAGATTTTACCATGGCAAATCATGAAA TGAATTATGCATCAGGATGCAGTATTGCCAAGTTTCCAGAAGATGGCATTGTCATTGCACAGACTTTTAAGGATCAAG GTCTTGAAGTTTTAAAGCAAGAAACTGCTGTCATTGAAAATGTCCCTATTTTGGGGCTTTACCAAGTTCCTTCGGAAGGCGGCGGCAGAATTGTTTTGTACGGCGACTCCAATTGCTTGGACGACAGCCATCGACAGAAAG ATTGCTTTTGGCTCCTGGATTCCCTCCTGCAGTACACGTCGTACGGGGTGACGCCGCCGAGCCTCAGCCACTCGGAGCACAGGCAGCGCCCGCCGTCGGGAGCGGGACACGCTCTCCCCGAGAGGATGGAAG GTAACCATTTGCATCGATACTCAAAGGTGCTCGAGGCTCACTTGGGAGACCCTAAACCCAGGTCCCTTCCTGCCTGTCCTCACCTGTCCTGGGCCAAACCACAGCCTTTGAATGAAACTGCCCCCAG CAACCTTTGGAAACATCAAAAGCTACTGTCCATTGACCTTGATAAAGTGGCTCTGCCCAGTTTTCGACAGAACCGACCCCAAGTGAGACCCCTGTCCCCTGGAGAAAGTGGAGCGTGGGACATTCCTGGAG GTATAATGCCTGGGCGCTACAACCAGGACGTAGGACAGACCATCCCAGTCTTTGCTTTCCTTGGTGCCATGGTGGTTCTGGCCTTCTTTGTGGTACAGATCAACAAAGCCAAGAGCAGGCCAAAGAGACGGAAACCGCGTGTGAAGCGGCCGCAGCTCATGCAGCAGGTTCACCCCCCGAAGACTCCTTCTGTGTGA